The nucleotide window TCTCGTTTCACGCTTCCTAATTTGAAAAGCAAACTCTAACGAAGATCCTCAAGCTGCACGTGAATTTTGTGAATTTCAAGTAAAACTAGAACTGAGACAGCCATCTCTAATgcggggattttttttttttcctctccttcaTCGAAAAATCAAACAGGTCTTCTTCCGTGCTGGAGTCTTGGGTCAGATGGAAGAACTTCGTGACGAGCGTCTCAGCAAGATCGTATCCTGGATGCAAGCATTCGTCAGGGGTTACCTGACGCGCAAGGATTACAAGAAATTGCAAGAGCAACGTCTTGCACTCCAAGTCGTCCAGCGCAACCTCCGCAAATACCTCCAACTTCGTACCTGGCCGTGGTGGAAACTTTGGCAGAAGGTCAAGCCCCTCCTCAACGCTACCAGAATCGAGGACGAGCTTGCCGTGAGTATATTATACCTGATCAGCCATTTTGGATAAAGAAATTTATTGCACCACCAGCTCATGGAAACTCTGCGGTATTTCACGTCAAGAGTCAAGCGTCAGTGATTCATTGCCGACGAAGCGAAGGCTATCCCATGcccaaaaatatttcttcataAATATACATTCCGATTATACCTTTGCTCGTTGTTGGATGTAACATTTGTAAGCCTATACACCTACCACATCGATAGTTGAGTAGGTTTTACACCGTCCGTCTATTATTAAGACCGGTGAACCAGGAATCTTTTCCGAATTCCCCAAGTTATTCCAAAGATCCGGAAGATCTTGGTTTCACGGCTGGTTTAGTGCCACCtgatctctttctctctttccctgTTGACCGCTTAACGATCGGCGGAGGTTTTTGCTGAGGCTGGAGCCTTTCGGAGCGGGTTCTGGAGCGAAGAATATCGTATTTATAGCCCCCCACATTCCCACTCCGGATACCAGGGTTTCCCCTCCAGCGCAGTCTCTATGCATtggttataaatatttttatgaaacggTCTCATCTTCATCGCTGGTAGGCAGGGAGGCAGGGAGGCAGGAAGAGTGGAGCGAAGGGTATGAGGCTGGAAGGGGTCGAGGAGGGGACGCCGGCCCACGCAGGTTTAGATTTTGGGTAGAAAAGTTGAGACTCGCGGAAACTCGGTCCAGTTGAGAACGCGATCGCGAGTCACCCACCCCATGGTGCCTTGAGCGAGGGACGCGAATTCGTAACACGGACGAGCGAAACCTGAGTACTGTAATACGGGACGGGATCGAGACTTGGAGACTGGAACTGACCAACCAACAGACCGATACAGTGTACTTAATTGACCATTTCTTGACCCCTCGCAATATCATACCTGCACCCTTCGAAGTCTAGGAGTACAATTACACACGACGCGATTCTCACTTTTGAACAAATCATTATCCAGCATCAAATATACGACCCACGACGACCCTAGACTAGAAAGTGAACGCGAAACgatagaaagagaaatttgttGATAAACTTCGAGCAAAGGTCTTCAATACTGAGCTTTTATTGTATTTCGAATAAAACAATACACTGATTGACCTGTGACCGGTAAACTCGAGCAATACGATATAAAAacgaaaaggaagaaagaataaaataaatatgggAGATACCGCAGTGCTGGAGAACGCTCAGACCTCGCTGGTGAACGGTGACGGTGACAGGCTTGAATTGTCCTTACAGAAATGGGAAGAGAAGGCGACCAGAGCGCAGGAAGCCTTCGAACGAGAGGAGAAGGCTCGCAAAGAACTCGAGGCCCTTAACAGCAAACTCCTCAGCGAGAAGACCGACCTCCTTCGTCAACTCGAGGGAGAGAAGGGATCCCTCTCCGAGTTCCAGGAGAAGTCGATCAAGCTCGCCGCCCAAAAGGTCGACCTCGAGTCTCAACTCCAGGTAAGTCATGCCAGttcaattatcattattcttattattcttattattattctcgttCTCCAATGGCGATAAGTggaatatcattttttttcaacaatttttaaaacgatacgaaaatttttgcatattcCGAATTCTATTAACGTGTTCTTGGGCGTACCTGCAGTGCTTAATCACGGGATATCAATTAGTTTGGAAGTGAAATCGACCAgggtgaataattattattaagcAGCTGCACGACTCGACATAGGGAAATTCCGGTAGACCGGAAACACGTAGCGGTAATTGGATCTAAATTTATACAAGGAACACGAATACGACGTTTAAGAGTGCGCCTGTGTACGTAGCAAAAGTATCTTTTTTGGTCAGTCAACGTTTCAGACATGAGAAACTTGATATGGTCTGGATTccagtatgaaaaaaattccgcgttggacgaagagaaaaattaaagacgaaaaaaaacacacacacactcgcaCACACACATGTCGTCGAGACTCGGTgcgtaataaaaaagaatgataataatatgcTGGAGGTTAGTCACTGAGTTTAAAATATTTGGGATACGTGAAAATAGCACTGCAGAAATCATATCAAGAGTTGGACCTACAGAAATGGGATgaaagcaaaacaaaaaaaaaaggcggaAGGAAATAAATAACGCGGTGTGCGTTACTCACTCGAGTGTTGGTTTAAAACTTACAGCTGCCAAATTCCGCGAATCAACGGAGGCATACGGCTATAATTAATAACAAGAAAACTCTGCTTAACGTCGAGTAGCTTCTCCGTTTCGCTCTGGAGATTATCTGGACACATtcccaaaacaaaaaaaaaaagaaacaaaaaataataaataaaaaaaaatgtataatttggAAATGCTTAAATCttctcgtttgaaaaaaaatatcccgcTACCGACGTTCAGGATGATAAATAAACTATGCTCATGAGTCAAAGTAAAGATTTGCTAGAACTTGACGTTGCACAGCCCTCATAGATACGTTATACGATATAGTATAGATTGACAGTAATCAGAGAAGGTATCGTCGTATCACTCCGGTTAACTGAGGTGAGACATTGGTCTCGTATTTTTTAACAACCTATTAAAAGCTAAGGAGCTCACTCTCGGATCTATAAACTAACCTGAAGCGTTATCAGATTGGCCCACTTTAACACCGGCACAGGGAAAGTAAATTTATGTATCCTGCAGTTGCCCTCAAGAAGAACCGGGGGTCCCCCCGGCACGAGTGGCCAATATCCAGGGAACCTACTTTATTATACCAAGCCGCCATGGAGTTACCTCAAGTAAACGAAACCATTTACGGCGAGGAACGAAACGCGGGGGGATGATGAAGGGGCCATAGGAGGGGTAGGGGGAGGGTGGCGCGGTCTAAATATAATCTCCCTAGATTCCAGATTATTAAACGTGGGCGTTGCCTCTCCAAAGCCAACGCGGAGGAGGGCCAGGGAAACAGGTGTAGcgtatttatattaaaaatcgCCCGTGCGTCATCCGACCTCGTGTCTAATAGATCCTGGGACAGACTCGACTCGTgaatacttttctttttctatctcAAACTAATCATACCTGCGGTCTACGAATTCCCGTCGCGATGCCCGACGTCAGCTGCGATAGCAACAAGTGATTGACACTGGTCCAACTTATGTGCTCGcccactttcggaactttggtATTTGATCATGACCACTGATGAAGCACTGAGTGGTCGGGACTCGCGAAGGTGTTGCACGGTTTACAGTTTAGaggtgtttgaaattttttgaagagGGGTTTTGACTAACGGTGAATGGCTCTATCCCCACAGGACATTGCTGACAGACTGCAGTCAGAAGAGGAAGCCAGGAACCAGCTCTTCCAGAACAAGAAGAAACTGGAACAGGAGGTGTCCGGGCTGAAGAAGGATATCGAAGACTTGGAATTGACAGTACAAAAGTCCGAGCAGGACAAGGCGACCAAGGACCACCAGATCCGCAATCTCAACGACGAGATTGCACACCAGGATGAGCTTATCAACAAGCTCAACAAGGAGAAGAAGAACCAGGGTGAGGTCAACCAGAAGACTGCTGAGGAACTCCAGGCTGCTGAAGACAAGGTCAACCACCTCAACAAGGTGAAGGCCAAGCTTGAACAGACCCTGGATGAACTCGAAGACTCTCTGGAACGCGAGAAGAAACTCCGGTAAGTCGATATTCAACTATTCTCCAACTTATAGTTAACAGAAATGCGAACTTTTCACTTTCAACGTCTACCTCGTACCTTGCAGCGGAGACGTAGAAAAGACCAAGAGGAAGGTTGAGGGAGACCTGAAACTCACCCAGGAGGCTGTTGCCGACCTTGAGAGGAACAAGAAGGAACTTGAACAGACCATCCAGCGCAAGGACAAGGAACTTTCATCCCTGACCGCCAAGCTCGAGGACGAACAGTCCCTTGTTGGCAAGCTCCAGAAACAGATCAAGGAGCTCCAGGCCCGCATTGAGGAGCTTGAAGAAGAGGTAAGTGGCGGAGTGGGACCATCAACGAATCTGAACCGACATTTTCATCCGGGGAATCACTTGTTATGTGCCTACCTGTTAACAGGTTGAAGCCGAGCGACAAGCTCGCGCCAAGGCTGAGAAGCAACGCAGCGACTTGGCCCGCGAGCTTGAAGAGCTTGGCGAACGCCTCGAGGAAGCTGGTGGTGCCACATCCGCTCAGATCGAGCTCAACAAGAAGCGCGAGGCCGAGCTGAGCAAACTCCGCAGGGACCTCGAGGAGGCCAACATCCAGCACGAGGGATCATTGGCCAACCTTCGCAAGAAGCACAATGACGCCGTAGCCGAGATGGGAGAACAGATCGACACTCTCAACAAGCTGAAGGCTAGGTGAGTGCTTTGCATCCTGATGTCAGATTGGGGGGTGAGGTATTGCATTGCGTACCAAACCGCGATTTAGAGTAATATCTAATATCCGTGGGACATAGTTTTGAAGCtatgttgtaaattttgttaaaaatttctgaccAGGGCCGATAAGGGCCGTGCCGATATACACCAAGAGTTGAACAACGCTCGCGGAGCCATCGATCTAGTAGCAAGGGAGAAGGTAGACTGAAAATGTCCCCCGGTCCCTGAATaccatttgtttgttttacCCTCAATCTTACGTCGTCACTATCAGCATGGAAGCACACAATCCTGTCATCTATTGTTCGGTCGTGAATTGAACCAATGAAGCTCGACAAGTGAATAATACGATTTTCAGTTTCCACAAAAAACTTCAATGTATCGCCTTGCGCTCATTGATTGCGGTTAATTTGTCTCTAACGTTTTTCGTCGTTTCCATTCCATGTCACACAAAACAGGGCCGAGAAAGAGAAGGTGCAGTACTTCAGCGAGCTGAACGATCTTCGCGCCGGAGTCGACCATCTTACAAACGAGAAGGTAACCCCGAATGATCCGATCCTTCCGCACCGCAACTAATGCTATTTAGGGGGATCCGAACTCTGAAACTTGAGCCAATGAACAAGGGACAACGTAGGAGACATCACATTGGCTGTGAATGTTCTTTGTGACGTGACGTGATCCCCAAAATGCTTGCTTCCGCTCgtttattattacaaaacTTTTGGTGGCTGAAGTCAACTTGGCGGTGGTGATGGATTGCACACTTTTAAAATCGTACCGTTTTATGTGCAATCATTATCAACACCAGATCCAAGTTTGCTTGGCCTTTGATACCAGGTTCGCGTCTTACTAACGGCGtaaaatgattatttaaaCAGGCTGCTCAGGAGAAGATCGCGAAGCAGCTTCAACACCAGCTGAACGAAACCCAGGGCAAACTTGAGGAGACCAACCGCACCTTGAACGACTTTGACGCCGCAAAGAAGAAGCTGTCGATTGAGAACAGCGACCTGCTCCGTCAACTGGAGGAGGCTGAATCCCAGGTTAGCCAGCTGTCAAAGATCAAGATCTCGCTGACTACCCAGCTCGAAGACACGAAGAGACTCGCCGACGAAGAGTCCCGCGAGCGTGCCACCCTCCTTGGCAAATTCCGCAATCTGGAACACGACCTGGACAACATCCGCGAacaggtggaggaggaggccGAAGGCAAGGCCGACATCCAGAGGCAGTTGAGCAAGGCGAACGCAGAGGCTCAGCTGTGGCGCACAAAGTACGAGTCCGAGGGTGTCGCCAGGGCCGAGGAACTCGAGGAAGCCAAGCGCAAGCTCCAGGCTCGTCTCGCCGAAGCCGAGGAGACGATCGAATCCCTCAACCAGAAGGTCATCGCCCTCGAGAAGACCAAGCAGCGTCTTGCGACCGAAGTCGAAGACCTCCAACTGGAGGTCGACCGTGCGACGGCGATCGCAAACGCCGCggagaagaagcagaaggcCTTCGACAAGATCATTGGCGAATGGAAACTCAAGGTGGACGACCTTGCCGCCGAGCTGGACGCCAGCCAAAAGGAGTGCCGCAACTACAGCACGGAACTCTTCAGGCTCAAGGGTGCCTACGAGGAGGGACAGGAACAGCTGGAGGCTGTCCGCCGCGAGAACAAGAACCTCGCCGACGAGGTCAAGGACCTCCTCGACCAGATTGGAGAGGGTGGACGCAACATCCACGAGATCGAGAAGGCAAGGAAGCGCCTGGAGGCTGAGAAGGACGAACTTCAAGCCGCCCTTGAGGAGGCTGAAGCTGCCCTTGAACaggaggagaacaaggtgctCCGCAGCCAGCTTGAACTTAGCCAGGTCAGGCAGGAGATCGACCGCCGTATCcaggagaaggaggaagagTTCGAGAACACCAGAAAGAACCACCAGCGCGCTCTCGACTCCATGCAGGCGTCCCTCGAAGCCGAAGCCAAGGGCAAGGCTGAGGCGCTTCGCATGAAGAAGAAGCTTGAGGCTGACATCAACGAGCTTGAGATCGCCCTTGACCATGCGAACAAGGCCAACGCCGAGGCGCAGAAGAACATCAAGAGATACCAGCAGCAGTTGAAGGACGTTCAGACCGCCCTTGAAGAGGAACAGCGTGCCCGTGACGACGCCAGGGAGCTCCTTGGAATCTCGGAGCGTCGTGCAAACGCTCTGCAAAACGAACTCGAGGAGAGCCGCACCCTCCTTGAGCAGGCTGACCGCGGACGTCGCCAAGCCGAACAGGAACTTGGAGACGCCCACGAACAGTTGAACGAGCTCGGCGCACAGAACGCCTCAATTTCCGCCGCCAAGAGGAAACTCGAGAGTGAACTCCAGACCCTGCACGTGAGTAACATTCCGACCGTTTTTAGCCTTTTGTATGGTGATTATCAGCGTTAGAAATTTCACACTGTCCACGTTTACTTGTAGTCCGACCTTGACGAGCTTCTCAACGAAGCCAAGAACTCCGAGGAGAAGGCCAAGAAGGCAATGGTAGACGCGGCAAGACTCGCCGACGAACTCAGGGCCGAACAAGACCACGCTCAGACCCAAGAGAAACTACGCAAGGCACTTGAGACCCAGATCAAGGAGCTCCAGGTCCGTCTTGACGAAGCCGAGGCCAACGCCCTTAAAGGAGGAAAGA belongs to Neodiprion lecontei isolate iyNeoLeco1 chromosome 5, iyNeoLeco1.1, whole genome shotgun sequence and includes:
- the LOC107219277 gene encoding myosin heavy chain, muscle isoform X20 produces the protein MPKPIKQEGEDPDPTPYLFVSLEQKRIDQTKPYDAKKACWVPCEKEGYVLGEIKATKGDVVSVSLPGGETKDFKKDQLQQVNPPKYEKAEDMSNLTYLNDASVLHNLKQRYYHKLIYTYSGLFCVAINPYKRYPVYTQRCAKLYRGKRRSEVPPHIFAISDGAYVNMLTNSENQSMLITGESGAGKTENTKKVIAYFATVGASTKKEDNPNQKKGSLEDQVVQTNPVLEAFGNAKTVRNDNSSRFGKFIRIHFGPSGKLAGADIETYLLEKARVISQQSLERSYHIFYQMMSGSVNGLKQNCLLSNNVNDYYFVSQGKTTIPGMDDGEECQLTDQAFDVLGFTQEEKDNIYKITAAVMHMGGMKFKQRGREEQAEADGTEEGERVAKLLGCDCADLYKNLLKPRIKVGNEFVTQGRNKDQVAYSVGAMSKAMFDRLFKWLVKKCNETLDTKQKRQHFIGVLDIAGFEIFDFNSFEQLCINFTNEKLQQFFNHHMFILEQEEYKREGIEWTFIDFGMDLQQTIDLIEKPMGILSILEEESMFPKATDKTFEEKLNNNHLGKSPNFLKPKPPKPGQQAAHFAIGHYAGNVPYNITGWLEKNKDPLNDSVVDQFKKSQNKLLVEIFADHPGQSGGGDAGGGKGGRGKKGGGFSTVSSSYKEQLNNLMTTLRATQPHFVRCIIPNELKQPGLIDSHLVMHQLTCNGVLEGIRICRKGFPNRMVYPDFKLRYKILAPAAVDKVASDPKKAAEAVLDAAALDADQFRLGHTKVFFRAGVLGQMEELRDERLSKIVSWMQAFVRGYLTRKDYKKLQEQRLALQVVQRNLRKYLQLRTWPWWKLWQKVKPLLNATRIEDELAKWEEKATRAQEAFEREEKARKELEALNSKLLSEKTDLLRQLEGEKGSLSEFQEKSIKLAAQKVDLESQLQDIADRLQSEEEARNQLFQNKKKLEQEVSGLKKDIEDLELTVQKSEQDKATKDHQIRNLNDEIAHQDELINKLNKEKKNQGEVNQKTAEELQAAEDKVNHLNKVKAKLEQTLDELEDSLEREKKLRGDVEKTKRKVEGDLKLTQEAVADLERNKKELEQTIQRKDKELSSLTAKLEDEQSLVGKLQKQIKELQARIEELEEEVEAERQARAKAEKQRSDLARELEELGERLEEAGGATSAQIELNKKREAELSKLRRDLEEANIQHEGSLANLRKKHNDAVAEMGEQIDTLNKLKARAEKEKVQYFSELNDLRAGVDHLTNEKAAQEKIAKQLQHQLNETQGKLEETNRTLNDFDAAKKKLSIENSDLLRQLEEAESQVSQLSKIKISLTTQLEDTKRLADEESRERATLLGKFRNLEHDLDNIREQVEEEAEGKADIQRQLSKANAEAQLWRTKYESEGVARAEELEEAKRKLQARLAEAEETIESLNQKVIALEKTKQRLATEVEDLQLEVDRATAIANAAEKKQKAFDKIIGEWKLKVDDLAAELDASQKECRNYSTELFRLKGAYEEGQEQLEAVRRENKNLADEVKDLLDQIGEGGRNIHEIEKARKRLEAEKDELQAALEEAEAALEQEENKVLRSQLELSQVRQEIDRRIQEKEEEFENTRKNHQRALDSMQASLEAEAKGKAEALRMKKKLEADINELEIALDHANKANAEAQKNIKRYQQQLKDVQTALEEEQRARDDARELLGISERRANALQNELEESRTLLEQADRGRRQAEQELGDAHEQLNELGAQNASISAAKRKLESELQTLHSDLDELLNEAKNSEEKAKKAMVDAARLADELRAEQDHAQTQEKLRKALETQIKELQVRLDEAEANALKGGKKAIQKLEQRVRELENELDGEQRRHADAQKNLRKSERRIKELSFQADEDRKNHERMQDLVDKLQQKIKTYKRQIEEAEEIAALNLAKFRKAQQELEEAEERADLAEQAIAKFRTKGRGGSAARGLSPAPQKGRKLAALE
- the LOC107219277 gene encoding myosin heavy chain, muscle isoform X7, with amino-acid sequence MPKPIKQEGEDPDPTPYLFVSLEQKRIDQTKPYDAKKACWVPCEKEGYVLGEIKATKGDVVSVSLPGGETKDFKKDQLQQVNPPKYEKAEDMSNLTYLNDASVLHNLKQRYYHKLIYTYSGLFCVAINPYKRYPVYTQRCAKLYRGKRRSEVPPHIFAISDGAYVNMLTNSENQSMLITGESGAGKTENTKKVIAYFATVGASTKKEDNPNQKKGSLEDQVVQTNPVLEAFGNAKTVRNDNSSRFGKFIRIHFGPSGKLAGADIETYLLEKARVISQQSLERSYHIFYQMMSGSVNGLKQNCLLSNNVNDYYFVSQGKTTIPGMDDGEECQLTDQAFDVLGFTQEEKDNIYKITAAVMHMGGMKFKQRGREEQAEADGTEEGERVAKLLGCDCADLYKNLLKPRIKVGNEFVTQGRNKDQVAYSVGAMSKAMFDRLFKWLVKKCNETLDTKQKRQHFIGVLDIAGFEIFDFNSFEQLCINFTNEKLQQFFNHHMFILEQEEYKREGIEWTFIDFGMDLQQTIDLIEKPMGILSILEEESMFPKATDKTFEEKLNNNHLGKSPNFLKPKPPKPGQQAAHFAIGHYAGNVPYNITGWLEKNKDPLNDSVVDQFKKSQNKLLVEIFADHPGQSGGGDAGGGKGGRGKKGGGFSTVSSSYKEQLNNLMTTLRATQPHFVRCIIPNELKQPGLIDSHLVMHQLTCNGVLEGIRICRKGFPNRMVYPDFKLRYKILAPAAVDKVASDPKKAAEAVLDAAALDADQFRLGHTKVFFRAGVLGQMEELRDERLSKIVSWMQAFVRGYLTRKDYKKLQEQRLALQVVQRNLRKYLQLRTWPWWKLWQKVKPLLNATRIEDELAKWEEKATRAQEAFEREEKARKELEALNSKLLSEKTDLLRQLEGEKGSLSEFQEKSIKLAAQKVDLESQLQDIADRLQSEEEARNQLFQNKKKLEQEVSGLKKDIEDLELTVQKSEQDKATKDHQIRNLNDEIAHQDELINKLNKEKKNQGEVNQKTAEELQAAEDKVNHLNKVKAKLEQTLDELEDSLEREKKLRGDVEKTKRKVEGDLKLTQEAVADLERNKKELEQTIQRKDKELSSLTAKLEDEQSLVGKLQKQIKELQARIEELEEEVEAERQARAKAEKQRSDLARELEELGERLEEAGGATSAQIELNKKREAELSKLRRDLEEANIQHEGSLANLRKKHNDAVAEMGEQIDTLNKLKARAEKEKVQYFSELNDLRAGVDHLTNEKAAQEKIAKQLQHQLNETQGKLEETNRTLNDFDAAKKKLSIENSDLLRQLEEAESQVSQLSKIKISLTTQLEDTKRLADEESRERATLLGKFRNLEHDLDNIREQVEEEAEGKADIQRQLSKANAEAQLWRTKYESEGVARAEELEEAKRKLQARLAEAEETIESLNQKVIALEKTKQRLATEVEDLQLEVDRATAIANAAEKKQKAFDKIIGEWKLKVDDLAAELDASQKECRNYSTELFRLKGAYEEGQEQLEAVRRENKNLADEVKDLLDQIGEGGRNIHEIEKARKRLEAEKDELQAALEEAEAALEQEENKVLRSQLELSQVRQEIDRRIQEKEEEFENTRKNHQRALDSMQASLEAEAKGKAEALRMKKKLEADINELEIALDHANKANAEAQKNIKRYQQQLKDVQTALEEEQRARDDARELLGISERRANALQNELEESRTLLEQADRGRRQAEQELGDAHEQLNELGAQNASISAAKRKLESELQTLHSDLDELLNEAKNSEEKAKKAMVDAARLADELRAEQDHAQTQEKLRKALETQIKELQVRLDEAEANALKGGKKAIQKLEQRVRELENELDGEQRRHADAQKNLRKSERRIKELSFQADEDRKNHERMQDLVDKLQQKIKTYKRQIEEAEEIAALNLAKFRKAQQELEEAEERADLAEQAIAKFRTKGRGGSAARGLSPAPHRPMQRPMFDGSAFPPRFDLQPDGEL
- the LOC107219277 gene encoding myosin heavy chain, muscle isoform X14 — translated: MPKPIKQEGEDPDPTPYLFVSLEQKRIDQTKPYDAKKACWVPCEKEGYVLGEIKATKGDVVSVSLPGGETKDFKKDQLQQVNPPKYEKAEDMSNLTYLNDASVLHNLKQRYYHKLIYTYSGLFCVAINPYKRYPVYTQRCAKLYRGKRRSEVPPHIFAISDGAYVNMLTNSENQSMLITGESGAGKTENTKKVIAYFATVGASTKKEDNPNQKKGSLEDQVVQTNPVLEAFGNAKTVRNDNSSRFGKFIRIHFGPSGKLAGADIETYLLEKARVISQQSLERSYHIFYQMMSGSVNGLKPMCFLSDNIYDYYNVSQGKVSIPGMDDGEECQLTDQAFDVLGFTQEEKDNIYKITAAVMHMGGMKFKQRGREEQAEADGTEEGERVAKLLGCDCADLYKNLLKPRIKVGNEFVTQGRNKDQVAYSVGAMSKAMFDRLFKWLVKKCNETLDTKQKRQHFIGVLDIAGFEIFDFNSFEQLCINFTNEKLQQFFNHHMFILEQEEYKREGIEWTFIDFGMDLQQTIDLIEKPMGILSILEEESMFPKATDKTFEEKLNNNHLGKSPNFLKPKPPKPGQQAAHFAIGHYAGNVPYNITGWLEKNKDPLNDSVVDQFKKSQNKLLVEIFADHPGQSGGGDAGGGKGGRGKKGGGFSTVSSSYKEQLNNLMTTLRATQPHFVRCIIPNELKQPGLIDSHLVMHQLTCNGVLEGIRICRKGFPNRMVYPDFKLRYKILCAHLIKDPCEPKKAAQIILENINLEPDQYRLGLTKVFFRAGVLGQMEELRDERLSKIVSWMQAFVRGYLTRKDYKKLQEQRLALQVVQRNLRKYLQLRTWPWWKLWQKVKPLLNATRIEDELAKWEEKATRAQEAFEREEKARKELEALNSKLLSEKTDLLRQLEGEKGSLSEFQEKSIKLAAQKVDLESQLQDIADRLQSEEEARNQLFQNKKKLEQEVSGLKKDIEDLELTVQKSEQDKATKDHQIRNLNDEIAHQDELINKLNKEKKNQGEVNQKTAEELQAAEDKVNHLNKVKAKLEQTLDELEDSLEREKKLRGDVEKTKRKVEGDLKLTQEAVADLERNKKELEQTIQRKDKELSSLTAKLEDEQSLVGKLQKQIKELQARIEELEEEVEAERQARAKAEKQRSDLARELEELGERLEEAGGATSAQIELNKKREAELSKLRRDLEEANIQHEGSLANLRKKHNDAVAEMGEQIDTLNKLKARAEKEKVQYFSELNDLRAGVDHLTNEKAAQEKIAKQLQHQLNETQGKLEETNRTLNDFDAAKKKLSIENSDLLRQLEEAESQVSQLSKIKISLTTQLEDTKRLADEESRERATLLGKFRNLEHDLDNIREQVEEEAEGKADIQRQLSKANAEAQLWRTKYESEGVARAEELEEAKRKLQARLAEAEETIESLNQKVIALEKTKQRLATEVEDLQLEVDRATAIANAAEKKQKAFDKIIGEWKLKVDDLAAELDASQKECRNYSTELFRLKGAYEEGQEQLEAVRRENKNLADEVKDLLDQIGEGGRNIHEIEKARKRLEAEKDELQAALEEAEAALEQEENKVLRSQLELSQVRQEIDRRIQEKEEEFENTRKNHQRALDSMQASLEAEAKGKAEALRMKKKLEADINELEIALDHANKANAEAQKNIKRYQQQLKDVQTALEEEQRARDDARELLGISERRANALQNELEESRTLLEQADRGRRQAEQELGDAHEQLNELGAQNASISAAKRKLESELQTLHSDLDELLNEAKNSEEKAKKAMVDAARLADELRAEQDHAQTQEKLRKALETQIKELQVRLDEAEANALKGGKKAIQKLEQRVRELENELDGEQRRHADAQKNLRKSERRIKELSFQADEDRKNHERMQDLVDKLQQKIKTYKRQIEEAEEIAALNLAKFRKAQQELEEAEERADLAEQAIAKFRTKGRGGSAARGLSPAPHRPMQRPMFDGSAFPPRFDLQPDGEL
- the LOC107219277 gene encoding myosin heavy chain, muscle isoform X21, which produces MPKPIKQEGEDPDPTPYLFVSLEQKRIDQTKPYDAKKACWVPCEKEGYVLGEIKATKGDVVSVSLPGGETKQFRKEQVAQVNPPKFEKSEDMADLTFLNEASVLHNLKQRYYNKMIYTYSGLFCVAINPYKRYPVYTQRCAKLYRGKRRSEVPPHIFAISDGAYVNMLTNSENQSMLITGESGAGKTENTKKVIAYFATVGASTKKEDNPNQKKGSLEDQVVQTNPVLEAFGNAKTVRNDNSSRFGKFIRIHFGPSGKLAGADIETYLLEKARVISQQSLERSYHIFYQMMSGSVNGLKQNCLLSNNVNDYYFVSQGKTTIPGMDDGEECQLTDQAFDVLGFTQEEKDNIYKITAAVMHMGGMKFKQRGREEQAEADGTEEGERVAKLLGCDCADLYKNLLKPRIKVGNEFVTQGRNKDQVAYSVGAMSKAMFDRLFKWLVKKCNETLDTKQKRQHFIGVLDIAGFEIFDFNSFEQLCINFTNEKLQQFFNHHMFILEQEEYKREGIEWTFIDFGMDLQQTIDLIEKPMGILSILEEESMFPKATDKTFEEKLNNNHLGKSPNFLKPKPPKPGQQAAHFAIGHYAGNVPYNITGWLEKNKDPLNDSVVDQFKKSQNKLLVEIFADHPGQSGGGDAGGGKGGRGKKGGGFSTVSSSYKEQLNNLMTTLRATQPHFVRCIIPNELKQPGLIDSHLVMHQLTCNGVLEGIRICRKGFPNRMVYPDFKLRYKILAPAAVDKVASDPKKAAEAVLDAAALDADQFRLGHTKVFFRAGVLGQMEELRDERLSKIVSWMQAFVRGYLTRKDYKKLQEQRLALQVVQRNLRKYLQLRTWPWWKLWQKVKPLLNATRIEDELAKWEEKATRAQEAFEREEKARKELEALNSKLLSEKTDLLRQLEGEKGSLSEFQEKSIKLAAQKVDLESQLQDIADRLQSEEEARNQLFQNKKKLEQEVSGLKKDIEDLELTVQKSEQDKATKDHQIRNLNDEIAHQDELINKLNKEKKNQGEVNQKTAEELQAAEDKVNHLNKVKAKLEQTLDELEDSLEREKKLRGDVEKTKRKVEGDLKLTQEAVADLERNKKELEQTIQRKDKELSSLTAKLEDEQSLVGKLQKQIKELQARIEELEEEVEAERQARAKAEKQRSDLARELEELGERLEEAGGATSAQIELNKKREAELSKLRRDLEEANIQHEGSLANLRKKHNDAVAEMGEQIDTLNKLKARAEKEKVQYFSELNDLRAGVDHLTNEKAAQEKIAKQLQHQLNETQGKLEETNRTLNDFDAAKKKLSIENSDLLRQLEEAESQVSQLSKIKISLTTQLEDTKRLADEESRERATLLGKFRNLEHDLDNIREQVEEEAEGKADIQRQLSKANAEAQLWRTKYESEGVARAEELEEAKRKLQARLAEAEETIESLNQKVIALEKTKQRLATEVEDLQLEVDRATAIANAAEKKQKAFDKIIGEWKLKVDDLAAELDASQKECRNYSTELFRLKGAYEEGQEQLEAVRRENKNLADEVKDLLDQIGEGGRNIHEIEKARKRLEAEKDELQAALEEAEAALEQEENKVLRSQLELSQVRQEIDRRIQEKEEEFENTRKNHQRALDSMQASLEAEAKGKAEALRMKKKLEADINELEIALDHANKANAEAQKNIKRYQQQLKDVQTALEEEQRARDDARELLGISERRANALQNELEESRTLLEQADRGRRQAEQELGDAHEQLNELGAQNASISAAKRKLESELQTLHSDLDELLNEAKNSEEKAKKAMVDAARLADELRAEQDHAQTQEKLRKALETQIKELQVRLDEAEANALKGGKKAIQKLEQRVRELENELDGEQRRHADAQKNLRKSERRIKELSFQADEDRKNHERMQDLVDKLQQKIKTYKRQIEEAEEIAALNLAKFRKAQQELEEAEERADLAEQAIAKFRTKGRGGSAARGLSPAPHRPMQRPMFDGSAFPPRFDLQPDGEL